The following coding sequences lie in one Niabella agricola genomic window:
- a CDS encoding START-like domain-containing protein produces the protein MSKQLYTLEYPVRCSPTILYEFLATSNGLGEWFAENVDERNGRFYFGWNGSYEEAEVVEQEEERLIRFHWAGSPKNEYFEFRIDKSEITNQTILVITDFAEKRDIKDQSQLWDYQVKELFHRLGN, from the coding sequence ATGAGTAAACAGCTATACACCCTGGAGTACCCTGTACGTTGTTCTCCAACCATTTTGTACGAATTTTTGGCCACTTCCAATGGGTTGGGTGAGTGGTTTGCAGAAAATGTGGATGAGCGCAACGGACGTTTTTATTTTGGCTGGAATGGCTCTTATGAAGAAGCTGAGGTGGTAGAACAGGAGGAAGAACGGCTGATCCGTTTCCATTGGGCCGGTTCTCCCAAAAATGAATATTTCGAATTCCGCATCGATAAATCAGAGATCACCAATCAAACCATTTTAGTGATTACGGACTTTGCCGAGAAAAGGGATATCAAGGATCAAAGCCAGCTTTGGGATTACCAGGTTAAGGAATTGTTTCACCGGCTGGGGAATTAA
- the cobA gene encoding uroporphyrinogen-III C-methyltransferase: MLLQHTSSVKKQPPNGTGKVILAGAGPGDPDLITVKAADALRKADVVLADRLVSDVILHRYVTPATEIVYVGKECSKKRSVPQRTINELLVHYALQGKLVVRLKGGDASIFSNILDELQTLTRHSISYEIIPGVTAALGAAAYSGMPLTARGYATAVRFLTYYKSDVVTDAYWKELAATDDTLVFYMSSGTLDQVVQKLTQFGIAGEKQLAVVEQATTCFQQVHTCSLYDYATTLKGTALASPSLVVVGKVVALHQQFRWLENSNSRQLYFKPVTEEMINVHQQNNLKHAI; the protein is encoded by the coding sequence ATGCTTCTTCAACATACATCCTCCGTAAAAAAGCAGCCACCTAATGGTACCGGCAAGGTAATTCTTGCCGGTGCGGGACCCGGCGATCCGGATCTGATCACGGTGAAGGCCGCTGATGCGTTACGAAAAGCAGATGTGGTCTTGGCCGACCGCCTGGTTAGTGATGTAATCCTGCATCGTTATGTAACACCGGCAACCGAGATTGTATATGTGGGAAAAGAATGCAGTAAAAAACGTTCGGTACCGCAACGCACCATTAATGAGTTGCTGGTGCATTATGCTCTTCAGGGAAAGCTGGTGGTACGGCTTAAGGGCGGTGATGCCTCCATCTTTTCCAATATCCTGGATGAGCTGCAAACCCTTACCCGGCATTCCATTTCCTACGAGATCATTCCAGGAGTCACCGCGGCACTGGGAGCGGCGGCCTATTCGGGAATGCCGCTGACGGCCAGGGGCTATGCCACCGCAGTGCGGTTCCTCACCTACTATAAATCGGATGTGGTTACGGATGCCTATTGGAAAGAGCTGGCTGCCACGGATGATACCCTGGTATTTTACATGTCGTCCGGCACCCTGGACCAGGTGGTTCAGAAATTAACACAGTTCGGCATCGCCGGAGAAAAACAGCTGGCTGTTGTGGAACAGGCAACCACCTGTTTTCAGCAGGTGCATACCTGCAGCCTTTACGATTACGCCACCACGCTGAAAGGCACGGCATTAGCCTCTCCCAGCCTGGTGGTAGTGGGTAAGGTAGTAGCACTGCACCAGCAGTTCCGGTGGCTGGAAAACAGCAACAGCCGGCAGCTATACTTCAAACCGGTTACCGAAGAAATGATCAATGTTCATCAACAAAATAATTTAAAACATGCTATCTGA
- a CDS encoding sulfate adenylyltransferase subunit 1 — MDILRFITAGSVDDGKSTLIGRLLYDSKSILVDQLEALEKQSKNKNADGIDLALLTDGLRAEREQGITIDVAYRYFSTPKRKFIIADAPGHVQYTRNMITGASNSSLIIILIDARAGVIEQTRRHSIIASLLKMPHVVVAINKMDLVDFSEERFNEIRADYEKVAAQLNIENVTYVPISALLGDNIVDHSEDMPWYTGPSLLEFLEAVEVASDINHTDPRFQVQYVIRPQTAELHDYRGYAGQIISGVYKVGDKIKILPAGIDTSITKIEVGGKEVNEAFAPQAAVLHIADDIDISRGDTFARIDNLPKVANEIEVVLCWLDNKPLIQGNKYFLQHKGRLLKTIVREVAYKLDVNTLERIPAEDGVKLNEVVHATIKTAAPLVYDDFATLSDYGNAILVDETSNSTVAAVLLN; from the coding sequence ATGGATATCTTAAGATTCATAACCGCCGGTAGTGTAGACGATGGCAAAAGTACATTGATCGGCCGGCTGTTATACGATAGCAAAAGCATTCTTGTGGACCAGTTGGAGGCGCTCGAAAAACAATCAAAAAATAAAAACGCCGATGGCATCGACCTGGCATTACTCACCGATGGTTTAAGAGCCGAAAGGGAGCAGGGGATCACGATTGACGTAGCCTACCGCTATTTCTCCACCCCCAAACGCAAATTCATCATTGCCGATGCGCCGGGCCACGTACAGTATACCCGCAACATGATTACCGGCGCGTCCAACTCCAGTCTGATCATCATTCTCATTGATGCCCGAGCCGGGGTGATTGAGCAAACCCGCCGCCATTCCATCATCGCGTCGTTGTTGAAAATGCCGCATGTGGTGGTGGCCATCAACAAAATGGACCTGGTTGATTTTTCTGAAGAGCGATTCAACGAGATCAGGGCCGATTATGAGAAGGTAGCCGCACAGCTGAATATCGAAAACGTTACTTATGTTCCGATTTCAGCGCTCCTTGGTGATAATATTGTAGATCACTCAGAAGATATGCCCTGGTATACAGGCCCGTCCCTGCTGGAGTTCCTGGAAGCCGTTGAAGTGGCTTCCGATATCAACCATACTGACCCGCGCTTCCAGGTACAGTACGTAATCCGGCCGCAAACAGCCGAGCTGCACGATTACCGGGGTTATGCCGGACAAATCATCAGTGGTGTATATAAGGTAGGTGATAAAATAAAGATTCTTCCCGCAGGTATCGACACCTCCATTACAAAGATCGAAGTAGGAGGCAAAGAAGTGAACGAGGCGTTTGCGCCCCAGGCTGCAGTATTGCATATTGCAGACGATATCGACATCAGCCGTGGCGACACTTTCGCCCGTATCGATAACCTGCCTAAGGTGGCCAACGAGATCGAGGTGGTACTTTGCTGGCTCGACAATAAACCCCTGATCCAGGGTAATAAATATTTTCTTCAGCACAAAGGACGTTTGCTGAAGACCATCGTACGGGAAGTAGCTTACAAACTTGATGTAAATACGCTGGAACGCATACCGGCGGAAGATGGTGTAAAGCTCAACGAAGTGGTGCACGCGACCATTAAAACCGCAGCGCCGCTGGTATACGATGATTTTGCAACACTGAGCGACTACGGCAATGCCATCCTGGTTGATGAAACCAGCAACAGCACCGTAGCAGCCGTTTTACTAAATTAA
- a CDS encoding peroxiredoxin: MSLRLGDTAPDFTAQSTEGEIHFHEYLGDSWGVLFSHPADYTPVCTTELGKTALLKGEFEKRGVKALAVSVDPLDSHLGWKNDINETQNCSVDFPILADPDRNIATLYDMIHPNASEKATVRSLFIIGPDKKIKLIITYPASTGRNFQEVLRVIDSLQLTANHSVATPADWKHGEDVIVVPSISTADAIQKFPKGVKEVKPYLRYTPQPNL, encoded by the coding sequence ATGTCATTAAGATTAGGAGATACTGCCCCGGATTTTACCGCGCAGTCCACTGAAGGAGAAATTCATTTTCATGAGTACCTGGGCGATTCCTGGGGCGTTTTATTTTCGCATCCGGCAGATTACACGCCTGTTTGTACTACCGAGCTGGGAAAAACGGCGCTGCTGAAAGGTGAATTTGAAAAACGTGGTGTAAAGGCACTGGCGGTAAGCGTAGACCCGCTGGATTCGCACCTGGGCTGGAAAAATGACATCAATGAAACACAAAACTGTTCCGTTGATTTTCCGATCCTGGCAGACCCCGACAGGAATATCGCCACCCTTTATGATATGATTCACCCCAATGCTTCTGAAAAGGCAACCGTACGTTCCTTATTCATCATCGGGCCCGATAAAAAGATCAAACTGATCATCACCTATCCTGCTTCTACCGGAAGAAACTTCCAGGAGGTGCTACGGGTAATCGATTCCCTGCAACTGACCGCCAATCACAGCGTGGCGACTCCGGCCGACTGGAAGCATGGTGAAGATGTAATTGTAGTGCCTTCTATCAGCACCGCAGATGCCATCCAGAAATTTCCAAAAGGTGTCAAAGAGGTAAAGCCTTACCTGCGTTATACACCACAACCGAATCTTTAA
- the cysD gene encoding sulfate adenylyltransferase subunit CysD — protein sequence MGEYTLDYLEQLEAESIYIFREVAAQFEKPALLFSGGKDSITLVQLAKKAFAPGKIPFPLVHIDTGHNFPEALAYRDALAKEVGAELIVRKVEDTIKQKHLTEPKGKFASRNWLQIHTLLDTIEEFKFDACIGGARRDEEKARAKERIFSVRDEFGQWEPKLQRPELWNIYNGRIHKGENVRVFPISNWTELDVWSYIKKEAIPLPSIYFAHEREVIEHEGQLIAVSDYITIDETDVISTKKVRYRTVGDMTCTAAVESSATTLDEVVNEIMATRISERGETRIDDKVTEAAMEDRKKGGYF from the coding sequence ATGGGTGAGTACACATTAGATTACCTTGAGCAACTTGAGGCTGAAAGCATTTATATTTTCAGGGAGGTTGCCGCACAATTTGAAAAACCGGCCCTGCTTTTCAGCGGCGGTAAAGATTCGATAACGCTGGTGCAACTGGCAAAAAAAGCATTCGCTCCCGGAAAGATTCCTTTCCCGCTGGTACACATTGATACCGGCCACAATTTCCCGGAAGCCCTCGCCTACCGCGACGCCCTGGCAAAAGAAGTGGGGGCCGAGCTGATCGTACGCAAAGTAGAAGACACCATAAAACAAAAACACCTTACGGAGCCTAAGGGTAAATTTGCCAGCCGCAACTGGCTGCAGATCCACACGCTGCTGGATACCATTGAAGAATTCAAGTTTGATGCCTGCATCGGCGGTGCCCGGCGTGATGAGGAAAAGGCCCGTGCAAAAGAGCGGATCTTTTCTGTAAGAGATGAATTTGGCCAGTGGGAACCTAAGCTGCAGCGCCCGGAATTATGGAACATTTATAATGGCCGGATCCACAAAGGCGAAAACGTGCGGGTATTCCCCATCAGTAACTGGACGGAGCTGGATGTATGGAGCTATATCAAAAAAGAAGCCATTCCCCTTCCATCTATTTATTTTGCCCATGAACGCGAAGTGATTGAACATGAAGGCCAGTTGATCGCCGTTTCCGACTATATCACCATCGACGAAACCGATGTGATTTCCACAAAAAAAGTACGCTACCGTACCGTAGGCGATATGACCTGTACTGCCGCTGTAGAATCCAGTGCCACAACGCTGGATGAAGTGGTAAACGAAATTATGGCCACCCGTATTTCCGAAAGAGGCGAAACCCGGATCGATGATAAAGTAACGGAAGCCGCAATGGAAGACCGGAAAAAAGGCGGGTACTTTTAA
- a CDS encoding RrF2 family transcriptional regulator, which translates to MLTKKSQYAFKALGYLADKQQEGPVLISEISKKKRIPLKFLENILLELRKAGILESKKGKGGGYFFKQNPAEVKMATIIRLIDGPISMLPCVSLYFYERCKNCDEKHCGLHDVMKQVRDVTLEVLESRTLADLKD; encoded by the coding sequence ATGCTCACAAAAAAATCACAATATGCCTTTAAAGCACTGGGCTACCTGGCTGATAAGCAGCAGGAAGGCCCCGTGCTGATTTCCGAAATTTCAAAAAAGAAAAGGATCCCGTTAAAATTCCTGGAGAACATCCTGCTGGAGCTTCGCAAAGCCGGTATCCTGGAAAGCAAAAAGGGCAAAGGCGGTGGTTATTTTTTTAAACAAAACCCGGCAGAGGTAAAGATGGCTACAATCATACGGCTGATCGACGGCCCTATTTCCATGTTGCCCTGTGTGAGCCTGTACTTTTATGAACGCTGCAAAAACTGCGATGAAAAACACTGCGGGCTGCATGATGTTATGAAACAGGTTCGGGATGTAACCCTTGAGGTATTGGAAAGCCGTACCCTGGCCGATCTGAAGGATTAG
- a CDS encoding cation diffusion facilitator family transporter, producing the protein MTTQGSRQNLKIQKWVAAVSLLLLIVKSIAYFSTHSVAVLTDALESIANVAAGFIGLYSLYLAAQPRDENHPYGHGKAEFLSAAIEGTLIGIAGLIVLYKAIDQLVHPQTLHKLDLGIILVAATAIVNYALGSICIATGKKNHSIALEVSGRHLQTDTYSTIAVIAGLALVFFTRIFWLDSIVAILLTILLLRTSYIILRRSIAGIMDEADQQLLEEMIAYINKNRLENWVDLHNFRVIKYGSVLHIDCHLTVPWYLNVAEAHHEIDQLAALIRNEYGESVEFFVHSDGCKPFQCPLCRKQDCPVRQASFEKTIPWTLDNVLQNQRHRLKAKS; encoded by the coding sequence ATGACAACACAAGGCTCAAGGCAGAACCTGAAGATCCAGAAATGGGTGGCTGCAGTATCGCTGCTGTTACTCATCGTGAAATCGATCGCCTACTTTTCAACGCATTCTGTAGCTGTTCTTACCGATGCACTGGAAAGCATTGCCAATGTAGCGGCAGGATTCATCGGGCTTTATAGTCTTTACCTGGCGGCACAGCCCCGGGATGAGAACCATCCTTACGGTCATGGAAAGGCCGAATTCCTATCCGCTGCGATAGAAGGCACCCTGATCGGCATTGCCGGCCTGATCGTATTGTATAAAGCGATCGATCAGCTGGTGCACCCGCAAACATTGCACAAATTAGACCTGGGCATCATCCTGGTAGCAGCCACTGCCATTGTCAATTATGCATTGGGCAGCATTTGCATCGCCACCGGCAAAAAGAATCATTCCATTGCGCTGGAAGTCAGCGGCCGGCACCTGCAAACCGATACCTACTCCACGATTGCAGTGATTGCAGGACTGGCGCTTGTATTTTTTACAAGGATCTTTTGGCTGGATTCTATCGTAGCCATCCTGCTTACCATATTGTTGCTGCGCACATCCTATATCATCCTGCGGCGTTCCATTGCCGGCATCATGGATGAAGCAGATCAACAATTATTGGAAGAAATGATCGCCTATATCAATAAAAACCGGCTGGAAAACTGGGTAGACCTACACAATTTCAGGGTGATCAAATACGGCAGTGTGCTGCATATCGACTGTCATTTAACGGTGCCCTGGTACCTGAATGTTGCGGAAGCGCATCACGAAATTGACCAGCTAGCGGCATTGATCAGGAATGAGTACGGAGAATCGGTAGAATTCTTTGTCCATTCCGACGGGTGCAAGCCGTTCCAGTGCCCGCTCTGCCGCAAGCAGGATTGCCCGGTACGCCAGGCATCCTTTGAAAAAACAATTCCCTGGACCCTGGATAATGTACTTCAGAATCAGCGGCACCGGCTGAAGGCCAAAAGCTAA
- a CDS encoding phosphoadenylyl-sulfate reductase: MFTEEQIQEIEQASTADALKLVTDRFPEATVFSTSLGQEDQVLTEMIATNKLPVRIFTLDTGRLFSEHYDLLEKTNARYKINIDVYFPEASDVEAYVKAKGVNGFYESVDNRKECCFIRKVKPLNRALTGAKVWITGLRSEQSDNRKDMKMLEWDADRGLYKFNPLIHWSYDEMLHYIKEKNIPYNPLHDKGFISIGCAPCTRAIEPGEDPRAGRWWWEVSHKECGLHVHQ, encoded by the coding sequence GTGTTTACAGAAGAACAGATACAGGAAATAGAGCAGGCCTCAACGGCGGATGCGTTAAAACTGGTAACCGACCGGTTCCCGGAGGCTACTGTTTTCTCTACGTCATTAGGCCAGGAAGATCAGGTATTAACGGAAATGATCGCCACCAACAAGCTTCCGGTACGGATCTTTACACTGGATACCGGGCGCCTGTTTTCCGAACATTACGATTTGTTGGAGAAAACCAATGCCCGTTACAAAATAAATATAGATGTTTACTTTCCCGAAGCTTCGGATGTGGAAGCCTACGTAAAAGCCAAAGGGGTGAACGGGTTCTATGAATCGGTTGACAACCGCAAGGAATGTTGTTTCATCCGGAAAGTGAAGCCCCTCAACCGGGCGCTGACCGGGGCAAAGGTATGGATCACCGGACTGAGAAGCGAACAATCGGATAACCGGAAAGATATGAAAATGCTCGAATGGGATGCGGACCGAGGACTTTATAAATTCAATCCGCTGATCCATTGGAGTTATGATGAAATGCTGCATTACATTAAGGAAAAAAACATTCCTTATAACCCGCTGCACGACAAAGGATTTATTAGCATCGGCTGTGCTCCCTGTACCCGGGCTATTGAGCCTGGAGAAGATCCCAGGGCCGGCAGATGGTGGTGGGAGGTTTCGCATAAAGAGTGCGGACTGCATGTACACCAATAA
- a CDS encoding collagen-like protein — MRKELLLLGFVILMAACKKGDTGPAGPAGAQGPAGATGIQGMTGPNGSQILSGSGVPATTVGQTGDFYLDIATSNLYGPKVAAGWGSPLNLKGSTGLTGATGATGATGATGATGATGATGATGATGAAGSNGTNGLNGANGNTILSGTGAPSVGIGVVGDYYLDKNSYNLFGPKTPAGWGVPVTLVGPKGDPGTANVIYSGWKYATSFNDSTIDNTSVKVGYITAADITSAVLNNASIQVYFTFGGGTFVLPYTSNAGGKPNTINYIPMNGKICVTRFTHDNSNSVNLSTLLQYRYVIIPGSINAVAMKNVDFKNYDAVMQYFKMPQ; from the coding sequence ATGCGTAAAGAACTATTATTATTGGGATTTGTCATCTTAATGGCCGCCTGTAAAAAAGGTGATACCGGACCTGCCGGGCCTGCCGGCGCCCAGGGTCCAGCAGGAGCTACCGGAATACAGGGCATGACGGGCCCCAACGGAAGTCAGATACTTAGCGGAAGCGGAGTGCCTGCAACTACGGTTGGGCAAACAGGTGATTTTTACCTGGATATTGCTACCTCAAACCTTTATGGCCCTAAAGTAGCCGCGGGCTGGGGAAGCCCGCTTAACCTGAAAGGATCAACTGGCCTAACGGGCGCAACCGGCGCTACAGGAGCAACGGGCGCAACCGGCGCCACGGGGGCTACAGGAGCTACAGGTGCAACGGGTGCTACAGGTGCTGCGGGCTCAAATGGAACCAATGGGCTAAACGGTGCAAACGGCAATACCATTCTTTCAGGTACGGGTGCTCCATCTGTTGGTATAGGAGTTGTAGGCGATTATTACCTGGATAAAAACTCCTATAATTTGTTTGGCCCTAAAACGCCGGCAGGCTGGGGAGTGCCGGTTACGTTAGTAGGACCAAAAGGAGATCCCGGAACCGCAAATGTCATTTACTCGGGCTGGAAATATGCAACGAGTTTTAATGATAGTACAATTGACAATACAAGTGTTAAAGTAGGATATATTACGGCTGCGGATATTACATCGGCTGTTCTGAACAACGCTTCCATCCAGGTGTATTTTACCTTTGGAGGCGGAACTTTTGTGTTGCCCTATACATCGAATGCAGGCGGCAAGCCCAATACCATCAACTATATACCAATGAACGGGAAGATATGCGTTACCCGTTTTACGCATGACAATAGTAACAGTGTTAACCTTTCCACCCTGTTACAATACCGTTATGTGATCATACCCGGCAGCATCAATGCCGTGGCAATGAAGAATGTAGATTTTAAAAATTACGACGCGGTAATGCAATACTTTAAGATGCCGCAATAA
- a CDS encoding class I SAM-dependent methyltransferase codes for MHKDFNVRKSTDKEDYTNSLLTRESKWWKKMLNVQYPYKRNITGLKPGFVLDIGCGLGRNLLHLNGNGIGVDHNETSVRECRARGLKAFTNTEFEKTEYYKPRSFDSLLLAHVAEHMGTAPAAALLNQYLPLLKENGKIIVITPQEAGYRSDDTHVEFIDFAKVREIFKQLGYRPTKQYSFPFSRAAGKMFKYNEFVSVGERVH; via the coding sequence ATGCACAAAGACTTCAATGTGAGAAAATCAACCGACAAAGAGGATTATACGAATTCACTGCTAACGAGGGAATCAAAATGGTGGAAAAAAATGCTGAATGTTCAGTATCCCTACAAAAGGAACATTACGGGTTTGAAACCCGGGTTTGTGCTGGACATTGGTTGTGGCCTGGGCAGGAATCTGCTGCATTTAAATGGCAATGGGATCGGGGTCGATCATAATGAAACCTCTGTTAGGGAATGCCGCGCCCGGGGACTAAAAGCGTTTACAAATACTGAATTTGAAAAAACGGAATATTACAAGCCCCGCAGTTTCGATTCTCTTTTACTAGCACATGTAGCAGAACATATGGGCACAGCGCCGGCTGCAGCATTGTTAAATCAATACCTCCCGCTGCTTAAAGAAAATGGAAAGATCATTGTTATAACACCGCAGGAGGCCGGTTACCGGTCGGACGACACCCATGTGGAATTTATTGACTTTGCTAAGGTTCGGGAAATTTTCAAACAACTGGGATACCGGCCAACGAAACAATATTCCTTTCCCTTTTCGCGGGCGGCCGGAAAAATGTTTAAATACAATGAATTTGTCAGTGTTGGCGAACGCGTTCATTAA
- a CDS encoding LptF/LptG family permease → MKKLDKLIIKAFIGPFVATFFITLFVLVMQFFWLWIDDFVGKGLDAFTILKFIWYQSAVLIPLALPLAVLLSSLMTFGNLGESFELVAIKSSGISLLRFMRPLVGVTLLISFCAFLFANYVIPVAQLKSRTMLADIVLAKPAFDIKEGVFYDKLDRFAIKIGKKEKDDSTIRDLIVFENNYGSLQDNFIIAKNGTMKPSPDKRFLDIVFRDGWRYQERGSRTDSATEYIRLGFKEYKMQLDISAFNFKASSDSNNRNNERVLSMRQLDKALDSMTRYTQMEVERYQNSLVNTFSLLQYRDSVVKGATIPDSILNFKKNKDAFLGLDSVTGKAKATLLPVKTDTASRKKETVKTPPARKRRRTKAPKYKRLHFAIDTLKIADTSKKTALVKADSLKKNSRDSGTAKKDTAKKIIKPQQKNANVFMAFLPDSALSNIKERASGTITVVKDNANMNLTSIQEQEKNIRRYKIEWHKKIVLALACFLMFMIGAPLGSIIRKGGLGTPMIFAIAFFLVFYFSSNTGEKMAKEGSLTPFSGMWLSTFILAPIGAFLTYKAMHDSNLFNKEFYHRLKRKIERYIRTRRGRSNANRKTA, encoded by the coding sequence TTGAAAAAGTTAGATAAACTGATTATTAAAGCATTTATTGGCCCGTTTGTGGCCACTTTTTTCATTACCCTGTTTGTATTGGTAATGCAGTTTTTCTGGCTTTGGATCGACGATTTTGTGGGCAAGGGGCTGGATGCCTTCACCATTCTGAAATTCATCTGGTATCAAAGCGCCGTACTGATTCCCCTGGCCCTTCCCCTGGCTGTATTGCTTTCTTCGCTGATGACTTTTGGAAACCTGGGAGAAAGCTTTGAACTGGTGGCCATAAAGTCTTCCGGCATTTCCCTGCTGCGTTTTATGCGGCCGCTGGTAGGCGTAACCCTGCTGATCAGTTTCTGCGCCTTTCTCTTTGCCAACTACGTTATTCCCGTTGCACAGCTGAAATCGCGCACCATGCTGGCAGACATTGTGCTGGCCAAGCCAGCATTTGATATCAAGGAGGGTGTATTTTATGATAAGCTGGACCGGTTTGCCATCAAGATCGGGAAAAAAGAAAAAGATGACAGCACCATCCGCGACCTGATCGTTTTTGAGAACAATTATGGCTCCCTGCAGGATAATTTCATTATTGCCAAAAACGGCACCATGAAGCCCTCGCCCGACAAGCGCTTCCTGGATATCGTTTTCAGAGACGGGTGGCGTTACCAGGAGCGGGGCAGCCGGACGGATTCCGCTACCGAATACATTCGCCTGGGTTTTAAGGAATATAAAATGCAGCTGGACATCAGCGCCTTTAACTTTAAGGCTTCCAGCGACAGCAATAACCGGAATAACGAGCGGGTATTGAGTATGCGGCAACTGGATAAAGCGCTGGACTCTATGACCCGGTACACACAGATGGAGGTAGAACGCTATCAGAACAGCCTGGTAAACACGTTCAGCCTGCTGCAGTACCGCGACAGTGTCGTGAAGGGCGCTACCATCCCGGATTCAATCCTGAATTTCAAAAAAAATAAAGACGCATTTTTAGGGCTGGATTCCGTTACCGGAAAAGCAAAAGCAACCCTCCTCCCCGTAAAAACCGATACCGCATCCAGAAAGAAAGAAACGGTAAAAACGCCGCCGGCCAGGAAACGACGGAGAACAAAAGCGCCGAAATACAAGCGGCTGCATTTTGCCATCGATACGCTTAAAATAGCAGATACGTCGAAAAAGACGGCTCTTGTAAAAGCCGACTCATTGAAAAAGAACAGCCGTGACAGCGGAACCGCAAAAAAAGATACCGCGAAGAAAATCATCAAACCGCAGCAAAAAAATGCAAATGTCTTTATGGCCTTTTTGCCAGACAGCGCACTGTCTAATATAAAGGAACGGGCCAGCGGCACCATTACGGTGGTAAAGGATAATGCCAATATGAACCTGACCAGCATTCAGGAACAGGAAAAAAATATTCGCCGCTATAAGATCGAATGGCATAAAAAAATAGTGCTGGCACTGGCCTGCTTCCTGATGTTTATGATCGGTGCGCCGCTGGGATCCATCATCCGTAAAGGCGGACTTGGTACGCCGATGATCTTTGCCATTGCCTTTTTCCTGGTATTTTATTTTTCATCCAACACCGGGGAAAAAATGGCCAAGGAAGGAAGCCTTACGCCGTTCTCGGGCATGTGGTTGTCTACTTTTATTTTAGCCCCCATCGGCGCATTCCTCACCTATAAGGCGATGCACGACTCGAACCTGTTTAATAAAGAATTTTATCACCGCCTGAAACGTAAGATAGAGCGATATATCCGGACGCGGAGAGGCCGCAGCAACGCGAACCGGAAAACCGCATAA